In Gossypium hirsutum isolate 1008001.06 chromosome D06, Gossypium_hirsutum_v2.1, whole genome shotgun sequence, one genomic interval encodes:
- the LOC107902006 gene encoding protein CUP-SHAPED COTYLEDON 1 isoform X1, which yields MEGDKGKEETLPPGFRFHPTDEELITFYLVNKISDANFTGRAIADVDLNKCEPWDLPGKAKMGEKEWYFFSLRDRKYPTGVRTNRATNTGYWKTTGKDKEIFNSNSRVTSELVGMKKTLVFYRGRAPRGEKTNWVMHEYRIHSKSSFRTNKQEEWVVCRVFQKSAGLKKYPSASNQSRAAVNPYNLDIGGGSLLPMMQAENYHLSMGAELSRVLRGGPSCSANLPIPSQINYPVPGGFTISGLNLNLGGGSTQPVMRPMQPPQPPPMLQHQDVTPSLMNTATFGAEGGYGAEITTQNANGPTNRYLSMDHCMDLDNYWPTY from the exons ATGGAAGGAGATAAGGGAAAGGAAGAAACGTTGCCACCAGGATTTCGGTTTCATCCAACTGATGAAGAGCTCATCACTTTCTATCTTGTAAACAAGATTTCAGATGCTAACTTCACTGGAAGAGCAATTGCCGACGTTGATCTCAACAAATGCGAGCCCTGGGACCTTCCTG GGAAGGCAAAAATGGGAGAAAAAGAGTGGTACTTTTTCAGCCTTCGCGATCGAAAATACCCAACTGGTGTAAGAACAAACCGAGCAACCAACACAGGTTACTGGAAGACCACGGGAAAGGACAAGGAGATCTTCAACAGTAACAGTAGAGTCACATCAGAGTTGGTTGGGATGAAGAAGACCTTAGTGTTTTACCGAGGGAGAGCTCCTAGAGGGGAGAAAACCAATTGGGTCATGCATGAGTACCGTATTCACTCTAAATCATCTTTTAGAACTAACAAG CAGGAGGAATGGGTGGTCTGCCGCGTGTTTCAGAAGAGTGCGGGGTTGAAGAAGTATCCGTCAGCCTCAAATCAATCCAGAGCTGCAGTGAATCCCTACAATTTAGATATAGGAGGAGGAAGTCTGTTACCAATGATGCAGGCGGAGAACTATCACTTGTCTATGGGAGCGGAACTTTCAAGGGTTCTAAGGGGTGGTCCTAGCTGTAGTGCCAATCTACCTATTCCATCCCAAATCAACTATCCAGTTCCAGGAGGGtttactatatccggactaaaTTTAAATCTTGGAGGAGGCTCCACGCAGCCTGTGATGCGACCAATGCAACCTCCCCAACCTCCACCAATGCTGCAGCACCAAGACGTTACGCCCTCTTTGATGAACACCGCTACTTTTGGCGCGGAGGGTGGCTATGGTGCAGAGATCACCACTCAGAATGCAAATGGGCCGACCAACAGATACTTGAGCATGGACCATTGCATGGACTTGGATAACTATTGGCCCACGTACTAA
- the LOC107902006 gene encoding protein CUP-SHAPED COTYLEDON 1 isoform X2: protein MEGDKGKEETLPPGFRFHPTDEELITFYLVNKISDANFTGRAIADVDLNKCEPWDLPGKAKMGEKEWYFFSLRDRKYPTGVRTNRATNTGYWKTTGKDKEIFNSNSRVTSELVGMKKTLVFYRGRAPRGEKTNWVMHEYRIHSKSSFRTNKEEWVVCRVFQKSAGLKKYPSASNQSRAAVNPYNLDIGGGSLLPMMQAENYHLSMGAELSRVLRGGPSCSANLPIPSQINYPVPGGFTISGLNLNLGGGSTQPVMRPMQPPQPPPMLQHQDVTPSLMNTATFGAEGGYGAEITTQNANGPTNRYLSMDHCMDLDNYWPTY, encoded by the exons ATGGAAGGAGATAAGGGAAAGGAAGAAACGTTGCCACCAGGATTTCGGTTTCATCCAACTGATGAAGAGCTCATCACTTTCTATCTTGTAAACAAGATTTCAGATGCTAACTTCACTGGAAGAGCAATTGCCGACGTTGATCTCAACAAATGCGAGCCCTGGGACCTTCCTG GGAAGGCAAAAATGGGAGAAAAAGAGTGGTACTTTTTCAGCCTTCGCGATCGAAAATACCCAACTGGTGTAAGAACAAACCGAGCAACCAACACAGGTTACTGGAAGACCACGGGAAAGGACAAGGAGATCTTCAACAGTAACAGTAGAGTCACATCAGAGTTGGTTGGGATGAAGAAGACCTTAGTGTTTTACCGAGGGAGAGCTCCTAGAGGGGAGAAAACCAATTGGGTCATGCATGAGTACCGTATTCACTCTAAATCATCTTTTAGAACTAACAAG GAGGAATGGGTGGTCTGCCGCGTGTTTCAGAAGAGTGCGGGGTTGAAGAAGTATCCGTCAGCCTCAAATCAATCCAGAGCTGCAGTGAATCCCTACAATTTAGATATAGGAGGAGGAAGTCTGTTACCAATGATGCAGGCGGAGAACTATCACTTGTCTATGGGAGCGGAACTTTCAAGGGTTCTAAGGGGTGGTCCTAGCTGTAGTGCCAATCTACCTATTCCATCCCAAATCAACTATCCAGTTCCAGGAGGGtttactatatccggactaaaTTTAAATCTTGGAGGAGGCTCCACGCAGCCTGTGATGCGACCAATGCAACCTCCCCAACCTCCACCAATGCTGCAGCACCAAGACGTTACGCCCTCTTTGATGAACACCGCTACTTTTGGCGCGGAGGGTGGCTATGGTGCAGAGATCACCACTCAGAATGCAAATGGGCCGACCAACAGATACTTGAGCATGGACCATTGCATGGACTTGGATAACTATTGGCCCACGTACTAA
- the LOC107902004 gene encoding calmodulin-like protein 2, which produces MSGITGVCSRLMGEFLHALGGGDIRPTSAAHVDPTDPMAHNSQAPGHELMLRALTAVFGMDQNNGRINKKKARQVVEKLGLVDHTGEDEQLDASFDLAAGAGGDGLEEEVSVEEVLLMEEEEDGSTRNELLRQAFKIFDEDGNGFIDAVELKRVLQCLGLDNGWDMAQIEKMLKVVDLNLDGKVDFTEFELMMKEAAAGLN; this is translated from the coding sequence ATGAGTGGCATAACTGGAGTATGTTCCCGATTAATGGGAGAGTTCCTGCATGCGCTGGGAGGCGGAGACATACGACCAACTTCAGCAGCTCACGTTGATCCCACTGACCCCATGGCTCACAACTCACAAGCACCAGGTCATGAGTTGATGCTCCGGGCTCTCACTGCTGTGTTCGGCATGGACCAAAACAACGGCAGAATAAACAAGAAGAAGGCCCGTCAAGTGGTGGAGAAGCTTGGCCTGGTTGATCACACCGGGGAGGATGAGCAACTCGATGCTAGCTTTGACCTGGCCGCTGGTGCTGGTGGTGATGGGTTGGAAGAGGAAGTATCGGTGGAGGAGGTGCTactgatggaagaagaagaagatgggtCCACGAGGAATGAGCTGCTACGGCAAGCCTTTAAAATATTTGACGAGGATGGCAACGGATTTATTGACGCAGTAGAGCTGAAGAGGGTGCTGCAATGCTTGGGGTTGGACAATGGGTGGGATATGGCTCAGATTGAGAAGATGCTCAAAGTTGTCGACTTGAACCTGGATGGAAAGGTCGATTTTACTGAGTTTGAATTGATGATGAAGGAGGCTGCTGCTGgccttaattaa